A genome region from Nitrospira sp. includes the following:
- a CDS encoding YggS family pyridoxal phosphate-dependent enzyme has protein sequence MGTIADRVRTVLDEMHRAAARAGRLPESVRLVAASKTVSIERLRQAVDAGVRHLGENRLQEALPKIDGLGREGVIWHFIGSLQRRKAKSVVGRFETIHSVDSLGLAEEIDRQAKAVGLRQRVLLEVNLGGEASKGGFEPTTLVAALESLNGLEHLDIRGLMAIPPPTPTAEDARPYFRQLRTLAQGLTARGYRNINMQELSMGMSHDYPVAIEEGATYVRVGTAIFGARGE, from the coding sequence GTGGGTACGATTGCCGATCGGGTTCGAACGGTGCTGGACGAAATGCACCGTGCGGCCGCTCGTGCAGGGCGTCTGCCGGAATCCGTTCGTCTTGTCGCCGCATCCAAGACCGTATCGATTGAACGGCTGCGTCAGGCGGTGGACGCCGGCGTTCGACACCTCGGAGAAAATCGCCTCCAGGAAGCCTTGCCGAAAATCGATGGGTTGGGACGCGAAGGCGTCATCTGGCACTTCATCGGCAGCCTGCAACGTCGTAAGGCAAAATCGGTCGTCGGTCGATTTGAGACGATTCATTCCGTCGATAGCCTCGGCCTGGCGGAAGAGATCGACCGGCAGGCGAAGGCCGTGGGGCTGCGGCAACGTGTGCTGTTGGAAGTGAATCTTGGTGGAGAAGCCAGCAAGGGAGGATTTGAGCCAACGACACTGGTCGCAGCCCTGGAATCTCTGAACGGACTCGAGCATCTGGATATTCGCGGCCTCATGGCCATTCCCCCACCCACTCCAACGGCGGAAGACGCGCGTCCCTATTTTCGACAACTTCGGACGCTTGCTCAGGGATTGACAGCGCGGGGGTACAGGAACATTAATATGCAGGAACTCTCGATGGGTATGTCGCACGACTATCCCGTTGCGATTGAGGAAGGCGCGACGTACGTGCGAGTGGGAACGGCGATTTTCGGAGCGCGAGGTGAGTAG
- the pgeF gene encoding peptidoglycan editing factor PgeF, producing MVSDVITAPSFATHADGVEHFFGTRLSSLSVTPGRASAPGPREDGRGANVVLSVKQVHGTDALVVDQPVEQGDVFEGGWDALVTDQPGVMVTVRTADCVPVLLYDPNRRVVAAIHAGWRGAVAGIVPKTVALMVSRFGATADRLQMAIGPSAGPCCYEVDEPVLAKLREVFPEWQSVVKPVSAQKAHLDLRAFVRLQALADGLAAERVSTVDACTICQPERFYSYRRDGVVKATMVSGIALVSRRSR from the coding sequence ATGGTGTCGGACGTCATCACCGCGCCGTCGTTTGCGACGCACGCGGATGGGGTGGAACATTTTTTCGGCACCCGGTTGTCGTCCCTCTCGGTGACGCCGGGTCGAGCTTCTGCGCCAGGGCCACGGGAAGACGGGCGAGGGGCGAACGTAGTCCTGTCCGTCAAACAAGTCCATGGAACGGATGCGCTGGTCGTCGATCAGCCGGTCGAGCAGGGCGACGTGTTCGAAGGTGGCTGGGATGCCTTGGTGACCGATCAGCCAGGGGTCATGGTGACCGTGCGGACTGCCGATTGTGTGCCGGTCCTGCTCTACGATCCGAATCGACGGGTGGTGGCGGCGATCCATGCAGGCTGGCGGGGTGCGGTGGCCGGTATTGTGCCGAAGACGGTGGCCTTGATGGTGAGCCGGTTCGGGGCGACCGCCGATCGACTGCAGATGGCGATCGGTCCTTCCGCCGGTCCCTGCTGTTACGAGGTGGATGAGCCGGTCCTTGCAAAACTGCGGGAGGTCTTTCCCGAGTGGCAATCGGTTGTGAAGCCGGTGAGTGCGCAGAAGGCGCATCTGGATTTGCGCGCATTTGTGCGACTGCAGGCGTTGGCTGACGGACTGGCCGCCGAACGAGTCTCCACGGTCGATGCCTGCACGATCTGTCAGCCCGAGCGATTTTATAGTTATCGCCGCGACGGTGTGGTGAAGGCGACGATGGTGAGTGGGATTGCGCTCGTGTCCCGTCGGTCGAGGTGA
- the ftsZ gene encoding cell division protein FtsZ has translation MFSFQEEPQSPVRIKVIGVGGAGCNAVNTMITGGLCRVDFVAANTDVQALERSQASYKIQIGPERTRGLGAGAKPEVGRDAALESKDEIRESLVGADMVFVTAGMGGGTGTGAAPIVASIARELGILTVAVVTKPFQYEGHRRMSHAEEGIRDLGRHVDTLLIIPNQRLLGIVDKATPLLDAFKVADDVLRQAIQGIADVITTIGLVNVDFADVRTIMAHTGRAVMGMGIGRGANRAQEAAQKAICSPLLEEGSVEGARGVLLNITGGPNMSLHEVEEAASIVQHAADAEANIIVGQVINPEIGDDLIVTVIATGFEREEQPVARPAVTAERPAARTPNGRPAQQVLTGVHATGSDRPIKDIDRPTFLRRMGETREAVERIAVVGDDEWDVPTFLRKQAD, from the coding sequence ATGTTTTCATTTCAAGAGGAGCCGCAATCCCCCGTTCGCATCAAAGTGATCGGGGTCGGAGGAGCGGGGTGTAACGCCGTCAATACGATGATCACCGGCGGATTGTGCCGGGTCGATTTTGTGGCCGCCAATACGGATGTGCAGGCGCTCGAACGGTCCCAGGCGTCCTATAAGATTCAGATCGGTCCGGAACGGACTCGCGGTCTCGGCGCCGGCGCCAAGCCTGAAGTGGGACGTGACGCTGCGTTGGAAAGCAAGGATGAGATTCGAGAGAGCCTGGTCGGGGCCGACATGGTGTTTGTCACCGCCGGAATGGGCGGCGGCACCGGGACGGGCGCGGCTCCGATCGTGGCCAGCATTGCGCGCGAATTGGGTATCCTGACCGTGGCGGTTGTGACCAAGCCGTTCCAATATGAAGGACATCGACGGATGAGCCATGCCGAAGAAGGCATTCGCGATCTCGGCAGGCACGTCGATACGCTGTTGATTATCCCGAATCAACGGTTGCTGGGAATCGTGGATAAGGCGACCCCGTTGTTGGATGCGTTCAAGGTGGCGGACGACGTGCTGCGCCAGGCGATTCAGGGCATTGCGGACGTGATCACGACCATCGGACTGGTCAATGTGGACTTTGCCGACGTGCGGACCATTATGGCGCACACAGGTCGTGCAGTGATGGGGATGGGGATCGGGCGTGGTGCCAACCGGGCGCAGGAAGCGGCACAGAAGGCCATTTGCAGCCCGCTGTTGGAAGAGGGCAGCGTCGAAGGCGCTCGCGGGGTGCTGTTGAATATTACGGGCGGTCCGAACATGTCGTTGCATGAAGTGGAAGAAGCTGCGTCGATTGTGCAGCATGCGGCGGATGCCGAAGCGAACATCATCGTCGGACAGGTCATCAATCCTGAGATCGGCGATGATCTGATCGTGACCGTGATTGCAACCGGATTCGAGCGGGAAGAACAACCGGTGGCGCGACCGGCCGTGACGGCAGAACGTCCTGCGGCCAGGACTCCCAACGGGCGTCCGGCGCAACAGGTGCTGACCGGCGTGCATGCGACTGGTTCAGATCGACCCATCAAGGACATCGATCGCCCCACGTTCCTTCGCCGCATGGGCGAGACACGGGAAGCGGTGGAGCGGATCGCGGTGGTCGGTGACGATGAATGGGATGTGCCGACCTTCCTGCGGAAGCAGGCCGACTGA
- the proC gene encoding pyrroline-5-carboxylate reductase, with product MLTKPIVFLGGGQMAEALIGGLLAAGACEPVAICATDPVAARRDALKSRFGIRVGDENAKAVREADVVVLAVKPQAMPAVLGDVGSACAGKLIVSIAAGVTTAWIRERIVSARGIVRAMPNTPALVREGVTALTYPSDLHADDLTAVRTLFEAVGSVVSVEERLMDAVTGLSGSGPAYVFVAIEALADGGVRMGLPRATAELLAAQTVLGAARMVLERGEHPARLKDQVASPGGTTIAGLYQLEAGGLRSCLMAAVEAATKRSQELGR from the coding sequence ATGCTGACGAAACCGATTGTCTTCCTCGGAGGCGGGCAAATGGCGGAGGCCCTGATCGGCGGACTACTGGCCGCAGGGGCCTGTGAGCCTGTGGCCATTTGTGCGACGGACCCGGTTGCCGCGCGCCGCGATGCGTTGAAGTCGCGCTTTGGCATTCGCGTCGGCGATGAAAATGCGAAGGCTGTCCGCGAGGCCGACGTGGTGGTCCTGGCGGTGAAACCGCAGGCGATGCCGGCGGTGCTTGGTGATGTGGGGTCGGCCTGCGCCGGGAAATTGATCGTCTCCATTGCCGCCGGTGTGACGACCGCCTGGATTCGTGAGCGGATCGTGAGTGCCAGAGGAATCGTCCGGGCGATGCCCAACACGCCGGCTCTGGTGCGAGAAGGAGTGACCGCGTTGACCTATCCGTCTGATCTGCACGCCGACGATCTGACCGCGGTGCGGACTTTGTTTGAGGCGGTCGGGTCGGTCGTGTCGGTCGAGGAACGACTTATGGATGCGGTGACCGGCCTGAGCGGAAGCGGACCCGCCTATGTCTTCGTCGCGATTGAAGCATTGGCCGACGGCGGGGTCCGGATGGGTTTGCCGCGGGCGACCGCTGAATTGCTTGCTGCGCAGACGGTCTTGGGCGCCGCGAGAATGGTGTTGGAGCGGGGTGAACATCCGGCCCGGTTGAAAGACCAGGTGGCGTCGCCGGGAGGCACCACGATCGCTGGGCTCTATCAATTGGAGGCCGGAGGGCTGCGGAGCTGTTTGATGGCGGCCGTCGAGGCGGCCACGAAACGTTCACAGGAGTTGGGACGCTGA
- a CDS encoding D-alanine--D-alanine ligase has translation MKGVDVTERKPLTRSKIGVLMGGQSSEREVSLKTGEAVYRSLVRSGYDAVAIDVGPGLSKTLEEQAVEVGFLALHGPGGEDGAIQGFLETLGIPYTGSGVRASAVGMHKVVTKTELAAQGIPAPRGTVVLRGTAPSLKRVLSTCKLKLPVVVKPASQGSTIGVTIVRKPSQWKEALRVAHQYDEEAMVEAFIPGHEVTVSLLGGSDGVVTVLPAVEIVAPDGFYDFSAKYEKGRTQYLCPAPLSAAVTRQIKQLAIRTYQALGCSGAARVDFRITTKGKPFVLEINTVPGMTETSLLPMAAGKAGLSYDALTERILQSALRRAGVGSFRAVR, from the coding sequence ATGAAGGGAGTGGATGTGACGGAACGGAAGCCGCTGACGCGTTCAAAAATCGGGGTCTTAATGGGCGGGCAATCGTCCGAACGGGAGGTGTCGCTCAAGACCGGTGAGGCGGTGTACCGCTCGTTGGTGCGAAGCGGCTACGACGCGGTGGCTATCGATGTCGGACCGGGTCTGTCCAAGACGCTTGAGGAGCAGGCGGTTGAAGTCGGGTTTCTGGCGCTGCACGGACCGGGCGGTGAAGACGGCGCGATTCAGGGATTTTTGGAGACTCTTGGCATTCCCTATACCGGTTCCGGGGTTCGAGCCAGTGCCGTCGGGATGCATAAGGTGGTGACCAAGACGGAATTGGCGGCGCAGGGAATTCCTGCCCCGCGCGGGACGGTGGTGCTGCGAGGAACGGCTCCCAGTTTGAAGCGGGTGCTGAGCACCTGCAAATTGAAGCTGCCGGTGGTGGTGAAGCCGGCGAGTCAGGGGTCCACCATCGGAGTCACCATTGTCCGGAAGCCGTCGCAATGGAAAGAGGCTCTTCGTGTGGCGCACCAGTATGACGAAGAAGCGATGGTGGAGGCGTTTATCCCCGGGCACGAGGTCACGGTGTCGCTTCTGGGCGGCTCCGACGGAGTCGTGACCGTATTGCCGGCGGTGGAAATTGTGGCGCCGGATGGATTTTATGATTTCTCGGCGAAGTATGAGAAGGGTCGCACGCAGTACCTGTGTCCGGCGCCGCTCTCGGCCGCAGTCACTCGTCAGATCAAACAACTGGCCATTCGGACCTATCAGGCCTTGGGATGCAGCGGGGCGGCCCGGGTGGATTTCCGAATTACGACCAAGGGAAAGCCCTTTGTCCTTGAGATCAACACGGTGCCTGGAATGACGGAGACGAGCCTGTTGCCCATGGCGGCAGGGAAGGCCGGATTGTCGTACGACGCATTGACGGAACGGATTCTCCAGTCCGCGCTTCGGCGAGCCGGAGTCGGATCATTTCGAGCCGTGAGGTAG
- the murB gene encoding UDP-N-acetylmuramate dehydrogenase codes for MSRAAVKEHAARTRADWARILEGVRGTVAYEVSLQAYTSFHIGGPAEVLVEPADVEDLCRVVAQARAEHVPIFVVGGTNLLVRDGGIRGIVVSLRQFKTIRQEADHVLYAEGGVGMPTLIGYAIRRSLAGLEWGAGIPGTVAGCVVMNAGTRLGEMKDSVKAVRMVDPRGRVVDIPAADIPFSYRRAHLPRGIVAGVWVQLRPGDHDQIEQTVKEYLHYRKNTQPLTMPSAGCVFKNPPKDSAGRLVDAAGLKGARIGDAQVSEKHANFMVNLGHARAADVLALIRKVRAAVKKVSGVNLELELKVVGKA; via the coding sequence GTGTCACGTGCGGCGGTCAAAGAGCATGCGGCAAGAACCAGGGCAGACTGGGCGCGTATTCTTGAGGGAGTTCGTGGAACAGTCGCGTATGAGGTCTCGCTGCAGGCCTATACATCATTCCATATCGGAGGACCGGCGGAAGTCTTGGTGGAACCGGCCGATGTGGAGGACCTTTGCCGGGTGGTGGCGCAGGCTCGTGCGGAACACGTTCCGATCTTTGTGGTGGGCGGGACCAATCTGCTCGTGCGTGACGGGGGCATCCGCGGGATCGTGGTCAGCCTGCGGCAATTCAAAACCATCCGTCAGGAAGCGGACCACGTGCTTTATGCAGAAGGGGGCGTGGGCATGCCGACGTTGATCGGATATGCCATTCGTCGATCACTGGCCGGATTGGAATGGGGCGCTGGGATTCCCGGGACCGTGGCGGGGTGTGTCGTGATGAATGCCGGGACGCGCCTGGGTGAGATGAAGGATTCGGTCAAGGCCGTCAGGATGGTGGATCCTCGCGGCCGGGTGGTGGATATTCCTGCTGCGGATATCCCGTTCAGTTATCGGCGGGCGCATCTCCCGCGCGGCATCGTGGCGGGGGTCTGGGTGCAGTTGAGGCCCGGCGATCACGATCAGATTGAACAGACGGTGAAGGAGTATCTCCACTATCGCAAGAACACCCAGCCGCTCACGATGCCGAGTGCCGGTTGCGTGTTCAAGAACCCTCCGAAGGATTCCGCCGGTCGTCTGGTGGATGCGGCCGGTTTGAAGGGGGCTCGCATCGGAGATGCGCAGGTCTCGGAGAAACATGCGAATTTCATGGTGAACCTCGGCCATGCGCGCGCAGCCGATGTGTTGGCCTTGATCAGGAAGGTTCGCGCGGCCGTCAAAAAGGTATCGGGTGTGAATCTCGAGTTGGAACTGAAGGTGGTCGGTAAGGCCTGA
- the ftsA gene encoding cell division protein FtsA encodes MSRVSKRDHILVGLDIGTTKICAIVAEVPEEGPLNIIGVGSCPSRGLRKGVVVNIESTVESIKKAVEEAELMAAVQINSVYTGIAGSHISGENLKGVVALKKQEVTRDDINRAVESARTLAVIPHERRILHVLPREFMVDDQEGVREPLGMSGNRLEVNVHVITGAVTSAQNIIKSVNRAGLDVVDIILQPLASSEAVLSAEERELGVAMVDLGGGTTDLAIFLDGSIRHTAVLPIGGQNLTKDLAIGLLTSQTDAEKIKVQHGIARTELVLGHEMVEVPSVGDRPPRQFTRRDIAEILEPRVEEMFELVKREIVRAGYEGMLGAGVVITGGTSLLEGMPDAAERGLNLPARRGMPTGIGGLRDIVSNPMHATGVGLLLHARQHADNLEAAGIRHGKGLGKVFDRMRSWMFEFF; translated from the coding sequence GTGAGCCGAGTGTCTAAGCGGGATCATATCCTGGTCGGGCTCGACATCGGGACCACCAAAATCTGTGCGATTGTCGCCGAAGTGCCGGAGGAAGGCCCGTTGAATATCATCGGTGTCGGCTCCTGCCCTTCGCGTGGGCTTCGCAAGGGTGTAGTGGTCAATATCGAGAGTACGGTGGAGTCGATCAAGAAAGCGGTTGAGGAAGCGGAGCTTATGGCGGCCGTGCAGATCAACTCGGTCTATACGGGCATCGCGGGGAGCCATATTTCAGGGGAAAATCTCAAGGGCGTGGTGGCCCTCAAGAAACAGGAAGTCACACGCGACGACATCAACCGGGCGGTGGAAAGTGCGCGAACCCTTGCCGTGATTCCTCACGAGCGTCGGATCTTGCACGTGCTGCCGCGCGAATTCATGGTGGACGATCAGGAGGGCGTGCGCGAGCCGTTGGGCATGTCCGGCAACCGGCTGGAGGTCAACGTCCATGTTATCACCGGTGCGGTGACGTCGGCACAGAACATCATCAAGAGTGTGAACCGGGCCGGGCTCGACGTCGTGGACATTATTCTGCAGCCCCTCGCTTCGAGCGAAGCCGTGCTGAGTGCCGAAGAGCGGGAGTTGGGAGTCGCCATGGTGGATTTGGGCGGCGGCACGACCGACTTGGCGATCTTCCTCGACGGCAGTATCCGGCATACGGCGGTCCTTCCGATCGGCGGACAGAATCTGACGAAGGATCTAGCCATCGGGTTGCTGACCTCGCAAACCGACGCGGAAAAAATCAAAGTGCAACACGGCATTGCCCGCACCGAACTGGTGCTTGGCCATGAAATGGTGGAAGTGCCGTCCGTCGGCGATCGTCCACCGCGGCAATTCACGCGCCGTGATATCGCAGAAATTCTCGAGCCGCGCGTCGAAGAAATGTTCGAGCTGGTCAAGCGCGAAATTGTGCGCGCCGGCTATGAAGGCATGCTGGGCGCCGGCGTGGTGATCACGGGTGGCACGTCATTATTAGAAGGGATGCCGGATGCTGCGGAGCGAGGCCTGAATCTGCCGGCTCGCCGCGGCATGCCGACGGGCATCGGAGGATTGCGCGATATCGTCAGCAATCCGATGCACGCGACCGGTGTCGGGCTGTTGTTGCATGCACGTCAACATGCCGACAACTTGGAGGCTGCCGGCATTCGTCACGGCAAGGGATTGGGGAAAGTGTTCGATCGTATGCGATCGTGGATGTTCGAGTTTTTCTAA
- a CDS encoding FtsQ-type POTRA domain-containing protein has protein sequence MSLRWRKVRPVKVNPRANARSESMPGRHRTDETGGYWSRLGRGLLISLRVVATVTVLVGGCSGLFVLAREVGPLTREWFLVRSVSVSGLHHVTRKEVIGRLALKPDTALYSINPSWLADRIKTHPWIKDATVELKPLHEIHIDIVEREPAVVVRTVAENLLVDSDGFLLAHLGSADDPTLPMLSGVDGKRLVQGKPDDRRPVQVGAALARMVGQTTGGRPDINVGNLNNLVVEVQGVTFQFSESSMNQQWYRFLKMRPALRDVAFDGEGARANEIDLRYADRVIVRGRG, from the coding sequence ATGTCGTTGCGGTGGCGCAAGGTACGACCAGTCAAAGTGAATCCTCGGGCGAATGCCCGGTCGGAATCTATGCCGGGTCGCCATCGGACGGATGAGACGGGCGGGTATTGGTCCAGATTGGGGCGGGGCCTGCTGATCTCCTTGCGGGTGGTGGCGACGGTGACTGTTCTGGTCGGCGGCTGTTCGGGGCTCTTTGTCCTGGCACGTGAAGTGGGGCCTCTGACACGGGAATGGTTTCTGGTGCGCTCCGTGTCGGTGAGCGGATTGCATCATGTGACGAGGAAAGAGGTGATCGGAAGACTGGCGTTGAAGCCAGACACTGCGCTCTACTCGATTAACCCGTCCTGGCTGGCCGACCGGATCAAGACGCATCCTTGGATCAAGGACGCAACGGTCGAGCTGAAGCCGTTGCACGAGATTCATATCGACATCGTCGAGCGGGAACCCGCGGTCGTGGTCCGCACGGTGGCGGAGAACCTCCTGGTTGATTCGGACGGGTTCTTGCTGGCGCATCTCGGGTCGGCGGATGATCCGACGTTGCCGATGTTGTCCGGTGTCGACGGGAAGCGGCTGGTGCAGGGAAAACCGGATGATCGTCGTCCCGTGCAAGTCGGTGCGGCACTGGCCCGCATGGTCGGCCAGACGACCGGGGGCCGTCCGGATATCAATGTGGGCAATCTCAATAACCTGGTGGTCGAGGTTCAGGGCGTGACGTTTCAATTCAGTGAGTCGTCGATGAATCAGCAATGGTATCGGTTTCTCAAAATGCGGCCCGCACTGCGTGATGTGGCCTTTGACGGCGAGGGCGCCAGGGCGAATGAAATCGATCTTCGCTATGCCGACCGCGTCATTGTTCGGGGAAGGGGGTGA